The Candidatus Thermoplasmatota archaeon region TCATGTTTGTTGGTCTTATGAGGTTGAGTTGTTGCAGAGTAAAAAATAGTATAAATTTCTACTTTCCGAAGTACTGAGGGGATAGGGTGCTGCGAAGTTAATTGTTGTTCCTCCTTATATTGTTTCTATGTTAACATATATCATTCATCAGGAGTGACATGTCCTCCATCAACAAATAATTTCCAAGTACCTCACGAAATTACGAAACCCCTAAAAACACATTTTCCATTCAAAGTATCGTAAAATATGTATGTAGTTGGTGGAACAGCCTCAAAAACAGTTGCAGAAGATTTATCAAAAGAACTTAATGTCAATCTGGCAAAAGTTGTTTCAAAGCGTTTTCCAGATGATGAATTATATGTGAGGATAATGGATGATATATCTGGGCAAGATGTTATAATAGTGCAGACAACTTACCCTGACCCTAACATAATAGAATTGTTTCTTCTTCAGAATGCAGTGCAAGAGGCTGGTGCTGATAAAATTACTGTGGTTTTACCTTATATGGGGTATGGTAGGCAGGATAAAAAATTTGAAAATGGAGAACCAATAAGCGCTAAGGCTCTTGCAAACCTCATCGGTCAAAATGCTGATAGAGTAATCACTGTTGATCCTCATAAGGAACATATATTAGATTTTTTTTCGGTTTCAGCTTTTAGTTGTTCTGCGGTACCAGAAATAGCAAAGTACCTCAAAGAGAAGGATGTTAATATGGTTCTCGCACCAGATAAGGGTGCGCTTGACAGAGCAAAGCAAGCATCAAAAATCATAGGCTGTGATTTTGACTATATGGAAAAAACTCGTATTGATGGTTTGACAGTTAAAATAAAACCAAAGAATTTGGATGCAAAAGACAAGAAAGCAGCTATAATAGATGATATTATTTCAACAGGTGGCACAATGGCTCAGTCAATAAAAGAACTAAAAAAACAAGGTGCTAAACAAGTTTTAGTGGCATGCACTCATGGTTTATTCGCTGGTGATGCTATAAAAAAACTTGTTTCAGCAGGCTGTAATGAAATCATTTCAACTGATACCATTAAAAGTGATTTCAGCAAAGTCAAAATAGCACCATGTATCTCGCGCTTACTATTATCCCTATAATCAATCAATTCTTTTAGATAAGTTATTTATAAGACCATTGATTTACGAGTGTGAATTATTTCATGGTGAAACTATGAGAAAAAGAGCACAGCTCCGTAGTACAAACCTTGTTGAACCAAAACATGCTATAGAGGATATAAAGCCTAGGAAAAAGTTATTTACATTTAAAAAGGATAATTTATGGGCAGCTGCTTCTTTGATTTTCATATTCTTGCTTGTTTTGTTTTTAAATTCATATTTTAATATAACATCTGGGATATCATACAACCCAGATGGGACATCTTTAGACAAATTTTATTTGTCAGGTCCTGACCCTTACTACAATATGAGAATTGTAAATGAAACTTTTTTTGGGGCAAACAAAGGGCATTATCAATTCTATACCAACAAAGATCCGCTCCTTGATTATCCTATTGGTAAAAGTGGCGGTCGTCCTCCATTATTGAATATGATGGCTATAGCGTTTAGCAGATTACTATTACCTTTTATGAATGAAATCGATGCAGTGGGGTATTCAATGCAGTTTGTACCAGCATTATTTGGTGCCTTACTAGTGTT contains the following coding sequences:
- a CDS encoding ribose-phosphate diphosphokinase; protein product: MYVVGGTASKTVAEDLSKELNVNLAKVVSKRFPDDELYVRIMDDISGQDVIIVQTTYPDPNIIELFLLQNAVQEAGADKITVVLPYMGYGRQDKKFENGEPISAKALANLIGQNADRVITVDPHKEHILDFFSVSAFSCSAVPEIAKYLKEKDVNMVLAPDKGALDRAKQASKIIGCDFDYMEKTRIDGLTVKIKPKNLDAKDKKAAIIDDIISTGGTMAQSIKELKKQGAKQVLVACTHGLFAGDAIKKLVSAGCNEIISTDTIKSDFSKVKIAPCISRLLLSL